The window AAAGCCATATGCATCGGTGTTATCACCGTGTAGCTGCCCGTCCTTTTCCACCCAGATGGTATTGACGGCTCCAATCGCGCGAGCGGCCTCGGTCAGGTCATGTAGATAGGGGATCACCGCCTGTTTGTGCGGGATGGTGACATTCACGCCGACGAAACCTAGGGCACGCAGCCCAGCTAGCGCCGCGCCTATCTGATCAGGCGCTACGGGAAGCGGCAGGTAGCGCCAGTTCATGCCCAGGGCGTCAAAGGCGGCATTATGCATCTGTGGGCTAAGCGAATGTTCCACCGGCCATCCGATCACGCCAACCAGCCGGGTACGGCCGTCAATCCCCATCTCACCCATATTCGATATCAGCGCCCAGATCAGCCAACAACTCCGGAAACTCCGGAAATGACTTCCCAATACATTCCGCACCTTCGATCACGGTCTCCCCAGCCGCCACCAGCCCGGCTACTGCCAGTGCCATCGCCAGCCGGTGATCGCCGTGGGCATCCACCGGGGCTCCTCGCAGTGGCGTACGCCCCATCACAGTGAAGCCATCTGTCCTTGGCTCGATCTGAGCCCCCATCTTGCGCAGCTCCTCGACCACCGTCGCCACCCGATCTGACTCCTTGACCCGCAGCTCAGCGGCATCACGCACGACGGTCTCACCCTCAGCCTGGGTCGCCAACACCGCTAATAGGGGAAATTCGTCAATCATGCGTGGCACAAGAGCCCCGGCGATGGTGGTGCCCTTCATCCCTTCCACAGCGCTTACCCGCAGATCGGCCAGTGGCTCTCCACCCGAGACGCGCTCGTCTAGCCGTTCTAAACCTGCGCCCATGGCAAGCAGCGCCTCCCATAGCCCAGTTCGCGTGGGATTGACCCCAACGCCCTCCAGGACCACCTCTGATCCAGGGACTAAAAGCGCAGCTCCGATCAGGAAGGCGGCCGAGGAGAAATCGCCTGGGATGTCCAATGTGAGAGGGGCCAGCGATGACGTGGGAGGCATAAGGCGGATCGTCGAGGCTTCATAGGTGAGAGGCACGCCCATCGCCTGCAACAAGCGCTCGGTGTGATCGCGCGAGGGGGCCGGCTCCCGTATCACCATTAGGCCGTCAGCGAAGAGCCCGGCCAGCAAAAGGGCCGACTTCACCTGGGCTGACGCCACAGGCAGCGCGTACTCAATCCCGGACAAGTTGCCGCCGTGGATGGCCAGAGGTGGTAAATTCCCTCCATCGCGCCCTAGAATAGTGGCACCCATCTGGCGCAAAGGCTGCGCCACGCGGCCCATTGGTCGCCGGCGTAATTGCTCGGACCCAGTGAGGACCGATGTAAATGGCTGACCGGCGAGCAGCCCGGCCAGCAGGCGGATCGTTGTGCCTGAGGACTCGCAGTAAAGCACGTCGCTAGGTTCTCGCAACGATCGAAGCCCGCGGCCCCAGACGATCACCTCAGCCTCTTCTGAGCGTTCGATCTCTGCGCCCAGCATTGCCATGCATCGCAAGGTGGCCAGCGTGTCCTCAGAGGCCAGCCAGCCACAGGCGTGCGACTCACCCTCAGCCAGTGCGGCTAGGATCAGGAAGCGGTTTGAAATCGACTTGTCGCCGGGCACACGCGTTCGCCCTCGCAGAGGATCACCTGGCCGAACACGCAATTGGACCATTCTCACACTCCCCGTGTATTCTAAATGCGTGCTTTCGATCCGTCAATGCAAGACGGTTGACGCGATCTGTCCGCATGCCCTACACTCGGCTGCTGGACAGCCAAAACATTCTAGGCGAAAATACGCCCAGTGGCACCGAGAAATCTTTCTCTAAAGGCCACGGTTAAATGCAGAGCTACCCGTCCGGTGAAGCTCATGTTTTCACCTTCAAAATCATCACAGGAGCGAGAAAGTGGACACTGAGATCCATGTCAAGGTGTCCAACGAGAAGGCTGCCCTGCTAGGCCATCCTAGCTACGTATGGCGCTTTGGACAGGATCGCCGGCTGGGATTGATCCGACAATGGGCACCGTTGGAAGGCCGGCGCGTGTTGGATGTCGGATGCGGCCTGGGCATGTACATGCGCAAAATGCGGGCCTTCTCGCCCCACGTGTACGGCGTGGAGATTGACCTGGAGCGTGCCATAGAGGCCGGACATGCGCTATCCCTGGTTGCCGCGGCCGCAGCCGAGGCGTTACCCTTTCCGGATGCCTCGTTTGACGTGATCTTATCGCACGAGATGATCGAGCATGTACGGGATGACCGGCGCTCGATCGCCGAAGCTGTGCGCGTGTTACGGCCAGGTGGCAGGCTGGTGCTGTTCTGCCCTAATCGGCTCTACTTCTTTGAGACGCACGGCCATTATTGGCGAGGCCGCTATCACGAGGGCAACACGCCGCTGATCAACTGGCTGCCCGATCCGTTGCGTCATCGGTTGGCTCCCCATGTGCGGGCATACACCCGCGCCAGGCTGCGGCGGCTATTCGACGGTCTGCCCGTTCGCATCGTCTTTCACACCCAGATCTACCCAGGCTATGACAACATCGCCTATCGGTGGCCACGAATAGGCCGCCTGTTGCGGCGGATCACGTATGCGCTTGAACGGACGCCCTTGCGCGTCTTCGGGTTATCTCATTTCTTGGTGGCAGAACGCCTGTGAGGGCTCAGATGGGCTTTCCCACGGAGGGCCTGACGCCAGAAATTGACAAGGCCGAAAGCCCGCTGGATCAGCTTGTGGCTGCAGTCTTGAGCAGTCCCAAATATCGAAGCGTATGCGCTGACTTCATTAAATATATTGGCGCGCGCGAACTGTCCAAACGGCGCAGCCTGAAGGAGGCGATCAAAGCCACTAAGAATAAGCTACACCAGGTAGGAGGAGCTTATCTAGGAAGCCGGATGGAGTACACCGCCTGGTTACAAGAGTTAAAGGCAGCTCGAACCGATCCTATGGCACTGCGAGCGGCTTGTGCCCGAATCATGGCCCATCACGCATCGACGCGCGAGCGCTTGCCTATCCTCGATCGGTTTTACACGACGGCCCTGGCTGACCTCGCCCCGGTGCATTCCGTCCTCGACGTGGCCTGCGGTTTAAACCCGTTAGCAATCCCATGGATGCCGCTAGCGAGAGATGCCGTATACTGTGCATGCGACATCTACCAAGACATGGCGGACTTTCTGAACCAGTTTCTGGCTCTTATCTCCGTTCGTGGCCGTGTATCTGTCTGCGATGTGATCCAGTACAACCTTGCAGACACAGGCGATCTCACACAGCGGGTGCAAGTAGCGTTCGTCCTGAAGACCATCCCCTGCCTCGAACAGGTAGATCGGTCGGCCAGCTTGCGACTTCTGGATGCGCTCAACGCAGAGCATATGCTGGTTTCATTTCCGAGACACAGCCTGGGCGGTCATGATGTAGGGATGACCAGCACCTATGCGGCTAGGTTTGAGAAGCTGATCGCCAGCAGGGGCTGGCCAATACAACGCTTTGACTTCGCCACCGAGCTAGCATATCTCGTCACAAAGACGCCAGCCTCCGACCGCTAATCTCGTTCGACCGCCTGTCGCGCCGCCCGGATGTTGGCGATCGGTGCGATGATCGGTGTGACACATCCGGTTCCCACGATGAGGCGCATCCCATTGGTCTGGCTGATGGCGGCCCGGGCCTCAGCCATGACCTCGTCCGGCTCCCCGCGCACCAGTGTCTCCACCCGGTTGATCCCGCCCAGCACGGCCCCCGGAAATCGTCCCAGAGCTTCACGCAGTGAAGGCGGCGTCTCCTGATCATGCCAATTGATGGCCTGGACGGGGTAATCGCGAAACAGGTCAAACATCACATCGGCGCCATGTAGATGAAGCAGGTTAAACCAGCAATCTTGGGCTGCCTCCAGCACACGCAGGTCATATGGCCGTCCAAAGACCTGGTATTCCTGCTCGCTCAGCAACTGATAGGAGGCGTGTTGGACAGCGTAGAAGATGCCAGCCACGCCGGCAGGCTTGATTGCCTCAATGAAGCGAATGGTAGTTTGGGTGATGGTCTCCAAACCGGCGCGAAGGGCGTCGGGATGCCGCCGCATGTGGACCAGCAGGCGCTCACCAGCCAAGTTCTTTGCCTGGGCCAGGGGGCTGAAGATCGTCTGGATAAACGGCACCTCATCACCTACCTCGCGGCCGATCAGCTCCAGACAGCGCACCTGCCGGCCGAGCCCGCCTTTGCCCGGATCGAGAACGGGAAGCTTTTCCCAGTCAGATGGATTATGCACGGGATGGCGCACGTATTGGCGTGTCCCCTCCGAGTCACCCAGCCACACGCTTTCTGTCCCCCAATCTTCCAGGCAGAAGTCGCTGGAAGGGGTCACCTTAATGAAGTCGAAGTCGAACTCACGTTGAAAGGCGATGGTGGAACGCGCCAGGTCTTCAGCGCGCTGGTCATCTACCGGCCAGTGTCGCCATAACGCGACAGCGACGCGATCCACCGGTTGGCCTCGAAATGTAGCCTCCAGCCGCTCTCGTTTGCTCATCTCGCTCATAGGAATCCTCCTGCGATGCGTCCTAGGTTCAGCCAATCTCTGCCTTTATACCATCAGCCTGTCCAGACGCCAAAACCGGTGGCCTTGTAAACACGTTAGGCGAGCCGAAGGCTCGCCTAACGTGTGGCTCATATACACACCAACCCTATAGGCATCCAGTTAACGATTGTCCTCGTCAGAAAGCCTCCAGACTCGGAGCAGCTCCTCTGTTATAACCTCCACAGCCTGGCGCACCGCCGGCGAGAGCGGCGCGCCGAGGGAATCGTCGGCCGGCTGAATTCCGATCAGAGCGACTTCACAGCCGAGCTCTGCAGCCAGATATCCGGCCAACAAGCGGAGGGACGACATGTGCGTAGACATGCCCAACCCGCTCACATCTTCCCACGTCAGCCAGCGGATTTCCCCTGGCGCCGTGCCCATCTGCGCCGCAT is drawn from Anaerolineae bacterium and contains these coding sequences:
- a CDS encoding uroporphyrinogen decarboxylase, which produces MSEMSKRERLEATFRGQPVDRVAVALWRHWPVDDQRAEDLARSTIAFQREFDFDFIKVTPSSDFCLEDWGTESVWLGDSEGTRQYVRHPVHNPSDWEKLPVLDPGKGGLGRQVRCLELIGREVGDEVPFIQTIFSPLAQAKNLAGERLLVHMRRHPDALRAGLETITQTTIRFIEAIKPAGVAGIFYAVQHASYQLLSEQEYQVFGRPYDLRVLEAAQDCWFNLLHLHGADVMFDLFRDYPVQAINWHDQETPPSLREALGRFPGAVLGGINRVETLVRGEPDEVMAEARAAISQTNGMRLIVGTGCVTPIIAPIANIRAARQAVERD
- a CDS encoding hydrogenase 3 maturation endopeptidase HyCI translates to MRRPDGPPRLAVVGIGHELRGDDAAGVVVARNLVEAFSNQGPSTEGSSGVAFWLSDWLLVVDAGPAPENCTGPLRRFEPDLVLLVDAAQMGTAPGEIRWLTWEDVSGLGMSTHMSSLRLLAGYLAAELGCEVALIGIQPADDSLGAPLSPAVRQAVEVITEELLRVWRLSDEDNR
- the aroA gene encoding 3-phosphoshikimate 1-carboxyvinyltransferase produces the protein MVQLRVRPGDPLRGRTRVPGDKSISNRFLILAALAEGESHACGWLASEDTLATLRCMAMLGAEIERSEEAEVIVWGRGLRSLREPSDVLYCESSGTTIRLLAGLLAGQPFTSVLTGSEQLRRRPMGRVAQPLRQMGATILGRDGGNLPPLAIHGGNLSGIEYALPVASAQVKSALLLAGLFADGLMVIREPAPSRDHTERLLQAMGVPLTYEASTIRLMPPTSSLAPLTLDIPGDFSSAAFLIGAALLVPGSEVVLEGVGVNPTRTGLWEALLAMGAGLERLDERVSGGEPLADLRVSAVEGMKGTTIAGALVPRMIDEFPLLAVLATQAEGETVVRDAAELRVKESDRVATVVEELRKMGAQIEPRTDGFTVMGRTPLRGAPVDAHGDHRLAMALAVAGLVAAGETVIEGAECIGKSFPEFPELLADLGADIEYG
- a CDS encoding class I SAM-dependent methyltransferase, coding for MDTEIHVKVSNEKAALLGHPSYVWRFGQDRRLGLIRQWAPLEGRRVLDVGCGLGMYMRKMRAFSPHVYGVEIDLERAIEAGHALSLVAAAAAEALPFPDASFDVILSHEMIEHVRDDRRSIAEAVRVLRPGGRLVLFCPNRLYFFETHGHYWRGRYHEGNTPLINWLPDPLRHRLAPHVRAYTRARLRRLFDGLPVRIVFHTQIYPGYDNIAYRWPRIGRLLRRITYALERTPLRVFGLSHFLVAERL
- a CDS encoding 16S rRNA methyltransferase; the protein is MGFPTEGLTPEIDKAESPLDQLVAAVLSSPKYRSVCADFIKYIGARELSKRRSLKEAIKATKNKLHQVGGAYLGSRMEYTAWLQELKAARTDPMALRAACARIMAHHASTRERLPILDRFYTTALADLAPVHSVLDVACGLNPLAIPWMPLARDAVYCACDIYQDMADFLNQFLALISVRGRVSVCDVIQYNLADTGDLTQRVQVAFVLKTIPCLEQVDRSASLRLLDALNAEHMLVSFPRHSLGGHDVGMTSTYAARFEKLIASRGWPIQRFDFATELAYLVTKTPASDR